The segment tttccagctcagttctgaagttgctttgagaggcccatatattagacacccttatcaaacacccaatttcagaaactagacccctcaaagtattcacaacagcatttagaaagtttattaacccgttaggtgtttcacaggaatttagagcaaagtagaggtgaaatttaattaatttaatttaatttattaggcaccatgtccggtttgaagaggtcttgtggtgctaaaacagtggaaaccccccaaaagtgacccctttttggaaactagagaccttgaggaattcattgcagttttcatggggtgcatgcgactttttgatcagtttttactctatttttaggtggcgtggtgactaaaaaacagcaattttactattgttttttattctatttttttttacagcgttcaccgtgcgctataattcacatattcactttattctgcggggcgatacgattacggcgataccatatgtttatagttttattttatgtcttatggcgtttgcacaataaaatacattttgtaaagtataatttactttttgtgttaccttattctaagagccataactgttttatttttccatcaggaaagttgtgcaaagacttattttttgcgtaacgaactgtagtttcgatcagtaccatttttaggtacatgcgactttttgatctctttttattccatttttttgggagatgaagtgaccaaacaattgtgattgtggtacggtttattattattttcttttagggcgttcaccgcgcgggataaataacgacatcgttttgtagttcaggccgttacggacgcagcaataccaattatgtatagtttatttgtttatttatatatttttattaataataaaggactgataagggaaaaagggggatttttacttttattacttttaaaacttttattttcttatttttacacaacttctttttacttttttacactttttttactttgtcccactaggggacatgagggcaggaggctctgatcgctattctaatatactgcactacatgcgtagtgcagtgtattagagctgtcagctgttcgctgacagcaagcatagtgggtcctgactttgtcaggacccactaggctccgtcgatggcgtagccagagtccattgttaggattctgcttgccatagtagccatcgcggcccgctatcgtgtagcaggccggcgatggcagcttaacccctaagaagccgcgatcgctattgaacgcggcttctaagggtttaatcggcggggaccaccgcgatcggtccctgcacactaagctgtgatagcctgctgtcggaaacagcaggtattacagctcaaacacgcgccggggaaagatggcgccgtgttaactcaggtcagtactattactgagctgagcgcgaacgatgcgctcagcaggacgtaatagtactgacctgagcgcgaaggggttaatatctgttttgcaagcagatacattcaaatttagaaaaattcaatttttttgcacattttctctacattttggtgtttttcacaaataaatactgaatttatcgaccacattttttcacagacgtaaagtacaatatgtcacgagaaaacaatctcagaatcacttggataggtaaaagcattcccaagctactaccacataaactaacacgtcagattttaaaaaatcgcctgcctccacaaggccaaaacaggctcagtcctgaaggagtTAAAGATCATTATTTCTCTATGTGAATTTATGATAACACAAGTTCCCACGACcggctcatgaatataataagtCATTATGTGATAAGTTATTCTTAGTAACACACTTTGTAAATTGAATCCTGGTAATTATATAAAGACCTTGTGCCCCGGTCTAGAGGTAGTCACCCCGTCTGTGATACAAGAGTAGATGATGGATTCCAGTCCCCATAAGCTCTATCATGTACATGGCTTTGATTCCAGACAATATCTGGAGCATTACTTTTCAGATAAACCTGACATGGCCTTTGGAGATGACACCTTGAAATTTGTCATTGAAAATCTTAGACAAGTTTTCACAGTGGGTATGTATCCTGATTTATTACTCCTAAGATACATTGATGTGTATATTATTGTAtgtttaattgattaaaaaaattggAACAACTGAATATAAATTTAGCAAATTATAATTTTTGGGGGTATGTGTGAGGTCAGAGGAGGCGACTACATTGCCCCAGTCATCTGGAAAATGCCAAGGAGCAGAGTAAAGCCCTGGTCAttgaatattttgaaaaaaagaaagTCTCAGGTTTTAGTAAAACCATTGaatttaaggatatgttcacacagggtatttttGGCCTTTTGGCCGTTTTtagggccgtaaacaccccaaaaaacggctgaaaatcggaagcagaacgcctacaaacatctacccattgattgcaatgggaaatacggcgttcttttCCGATGGAgcattttttacacggccgtttataAAAAACAGCGCATAAAAAGacacccacgaaaaagaagtgcatgtcacttcttgagccgtttttggagccttttttcattgactctataaaaaatagctccaaaaacgggcataaAAAAAAGCTGAGAAAAagttgctgaaaatcaggagcttttgtcccttgaaaacagctccatattttcagatgtttttagtaagcgtgtgcacataccctaactctgtatTCTCCAAAACCGTGAAAAATGATGAAGGGCAACTAAATTACCATTGCTTAACCCCTTTAGAAATGGCCTTTTTTTCGGCTTTCAAAACCAagctatatatttcttttttttcattgccGTATTTTAAGAGGCATAGCTTTTTTCgggcgacgtagctgtatgatggATTGTgtctttgcgggacgagttgtagtttttattgccaccattttgagGTTCATACAATTTGTTTGTTTATCTTTGTACATTTGTTAGGATAAAATCGAGAAAAAATAAGAATTTCtgtcattttttgtgtttttgatgGTGTTTAGAACATCAACATAGCTGATTGATGGATTATTTATTCTCAGTGGAGTTTTGGTTTTTATTGTACCTTCTTTGGAGtgcttattttttattgaataacGTTTATACCTTTTTGAGGGGGGCAGGGGGAGATGGGTTAAAAAGGAAAatgtcacagttttttttatgcaatgcGCAGTACAATATAATTAATATGTTTAAACGAATGTGGTGGTGCCtggtataatgctttggaatacttggGGACATCGATGAGTTAAAGGCTGGGATCAGAAGTTTCTCTGACCTCGGTCATTACAGCAGGAACCCGGCAGTCAACTACCTCCgggctcctgctgctgatcacaTAGGCACAGATCCCCTACCTGCGCGATGACCATGATGTACCTGTATGTCATGGTGCCTTTACTTAAGGCTCTCCATGATGTAAAAGTGTGTCATGGTGGCTTAGGATGTTAAATCTGCTGTTATCTGACAATTTGCGCTGCTGTCATTTTCTGACTTCTTCCAACTATGTTATTGCggtttaataaaaaatatccaTACTTGGAAACTAAATGCACCGACAATCATTTTCTTCTAAGTTTCCACTAATggcagaaataataaaaaaaaaacatatttctcATATTTATAGGATGTTGTCATATTGGGATGGAGATGTCACTTTCTTTGTCACATTAGACAGCACATGAATGACAGCTCAGCAGGTTTATTAATTGGGAGATTCTACACAGGGTCAGGTCCAGTCACATCACAAGAACTCAAATACTAAAAGGGGCAAAATGTCATCATAGGGTAGATCCAGAAAAAATGTGTAGAAAAAGCTAACAGAAGGCGCACCTGTGGAGTATTGTCTAGAAATCAGAAACCACAGTTGTCATTAGTGAAACTCTAGATATGATTCTTCAATGGCACTGAAGGAACCAAAATGAAGCTCATAAATTCTTAAAGAATAGACTTTATTTTCTCAAAAATAATTTCAATACAATAATTTCTACTCCTAGGATTTCTGAGACTGCATAATGAGTTTAATTGAAGATCTGACCTTTTATCTTCCTTTGGGACACCTTATTAGTATTTCTGTGTTACTAGTGTGTTGTCTTTGAATATGCTGTCCAGTCAGGTGGGTCTACCATACTTTTGTTTGTATGGACTATATTACACAGGAGCGCCCCATGTTTGCTTACTCCTATTTCCAGGTgagcagctacacccctggttattgaGGACACATAGGGTAAATTATATATTATCCCATCAGATGAGCACCTcaccttaacctcttaacgcagaAGGACGgacatatccgtcctctgcagctgctagttcacgcaagtggacggatatatccgtcctgtgatggtgcgggtactgccagtgtacccacgtgatcagcggcaggagcacggctgttatacacagtctGGCTCCTGCTGCCACTGCTGGAATCGAAGTGggctccgattctggcagtttaacccattaaatgctgctgtcaatagtgacagcgacatctaatgtatttgacagagggagggagcttcctctgtcaccccatcggcgccgccgcaaagaaatcgcgggtcgccatgggtttccatggcagccgggggcctaacaaagacccccaggtctgccttcagcaatagcctgttaggccatgacggaggcatgacctaatatattgcctgtcagttttacactgacaggcaataatgctttggtatactaagtataccaaagcattatatatgcgatcagcagatcgcatagtgaagtcccctggtgggactaaaataaaagatgtaaatcagttaaataacgtttgtgaaaaaaaatacaaataaattactgtgaaaatcaaataaaacaaaaatttttaccaaaaaagtggttttatttagtaaaagtgtcaaaacaaataacacatacacatatacggtatcgcagcgatcgtaacaacttgaacaataaaatgaacacattaattaaaccgccggatgaacgacgTCCAAATAGAATGCAAAaaccaacggcaaaattctctcttttctccaatTCCccgcataaaaaatgaaataaaagttaatctataagtccaaaatagtactaatgaaaactacacattggctcgcaaaaatcaagcccacatacgaccacaaTGACGGAAAAATTTAAAACTTACATctcggaatgcggcgatgcaagaacaagtaatttttttctaaaaggctttttattgtgcaaaggtagaaaaaaacatataaaacctttacatatttggtatccccgtaatcgtgccgacccatagaataaagttaacatgttatttacgctgcatagtaaatttataacgtgaaaatcaatgctggaatagctgcttattttcaattctctcctaaaataaagttaataaaagttaatcaatatattataagcatctaaaaatggtacaattacaagatacaactcgtcccacaaaaaacaagcccttctaCGGCGAtgttgacggaataaaaaaaaagttacaaatcttggaatgcgaccatgaaaaaacaaaaaataatccttggtcattaacgtgcaaaatggcctggtcattaaggggttaatattcaatTGAAGACTTTTGGATGGTTCTACTTACTGTCCCACGAGCCTTCCTTCTCCTTTCTAGTCTTCTATCTTAATAAATATAACTTTTGTGAGACTGTTCTTAATGTACTAGTGAGAAGtatgaaataaatataaacaaatcTCTCCCTATAAAACATTTACCTGTTGTTTTATTTTTGGTATTGGAAATCCAATATTTACATAGTTTGCTAGAAGTGATACAGACATATGTCCTTGTTTATTCAAATAATCTGTGAGGGTTTAACATATTGGATGATTCAGTATTCAGGATTTTTTTCTACAGGTCATATTAATGGAGACATCTTGATTGACCTCAGTGTTAGTTCCTTCATTCATCATCTATATTCAGCCTGTGagtttttcaaaaacatcatagtCCTGAAGGTCAATAACAGATGCATCATGGAGCTGAAGAGATGGGTGGACGAACGTACGGGAGCATTTTATTGGGGCCATACATCAACACTCCATCAAGAGAAAGAGGAAAACAGGTGACGTTTTTGTCCAAATATCAAGAGGAAACCACTGTCATTGTGATTGTTGCTCCTGATACAACAAAGGAGGTTCAAAGAACTGTGTGCTCTGTTAATACTTAAGTCAAACTTAAAAATTCTATTACACACAGTTAAATATTCTTAtctgtagggggcagtatcatataAATGAATCCTTGAAAATTATAGTCTAAGCCTGACACTTGGTGCATCAGTCTTGCATGATTTCAAGCTTTACCTCTAGTATTGCAAGTCCAGTGCTAAGTCCTGAGCCACCATGTTGATGTTGACTGTGGGACAATCACTTTCCTTGTCTTTTCTATTTTCCAGTGAGCAGTTTGAGGACAAAGAAGGAAAAGTGAGATCATCCATTCAACATGTTGTGAAATACGACCTGGAGAAAGAGAATATGACAGACCCGCTGGTCTTACCACCAGCCgattgtgtcatcagtgtttggcttCTGGATGTTATCAGCAAAGATCAAGATGATTACATCAGATATCTGAGGAAGTTCTCTGGGTTGCTGAATCCTGGAGGACACATCATATTAATTGGGTGtttagatgcaactttttttacAGTCGGGAAAGACAAGTTCCATCTTTTCACATATGATGAGGATTTTGTTAGGAAAGCTCTAGTTGGAGAAGGTTTTATCATTGATGACTGTAAGGTCAAGGAGAGAACGTCTGTCAGTGACCTTGTTGACCATAAGGCCGTCATATTCATTGCAGCTCACAAGGAGAAGTAGGTTGAAACTCACAAAGTCTGCATGTCATTACTTCATATGTTaagcttaaaaaaaatctaacaatCAAAAAGACGCGTCCGTACCGTATAGAATAGTAAGAAAATAATTGTTcagattttaatacattttaaaatatatatatatattattataaacaTACATTGACATATAATGTAAAAAatctccctccctctctgtcaTTTCTCAGGACTCGTCTTCTTCCATCAACAAAGACAAAGATTACTGAGAGAAATGTTGTCGATTAAATCACATAATTCATAGGGCCCTATATGTATGTAGACGTTCCATTAAATgatgcctatcctcttccaagATCATCTTCGCTGTATAAGGCCCCTAACgcttaaaagaaaaacaatgatTCCCTAATGATTTCTTTACCCCCAAATTCTCTAAGTACATGAGCTTCCTGAGTGACTCCCGCAGCAGGCCCAGATCCAGTGGTTGTGTGTAGATCCCTTATTTTAATACAGTTCTTTCTGCCATCAgcaacactatatgaactatgacCTGAGATAATACTGATGCTGGAGTCACTGAGGAAACCTCATGAAAGAGATAAAGCCATGGGttctcttttattctattagctgTAATTTAATATAAAAGAGATGATATCTTCTTCCCAAAACCTGTGATACAGATCAGAACATGCGAGGCCACAGTTCTCTCCTATAACCTGGGATATATTTTCTAAAGGTGAATGTAAAGAATAGTATGTTCTGTGTATAAGACGAAACACGACCTCTCTCCACGATCCTGAGACTACCATCTTCCTCATCCTAAAATATCCTGTAATAAATTTAGAAGATATTTCCTCCACTGACCGCTCTGGATCCAGATCCTCCCTCCATTGTTTCTTCTGATGGGAGGATATTTGATGTATTTCCAGAACGCTGTAATAAACTGTGTATTATAGAGATAGACAGTTGTGGAGCGATAGATAAAGATTGTTAAATCTGATGGATAAAAAGTATTTTTCTTATTCAAAGCCAAGTTATTGAGATATGTAATTACCTGCATGTGAATAAAGAACTCTATATATGGGACATTATACATATTCTGTATCTAACCTTCTCCCTATAGCAGTCATATAACTGTGAA is part of the Rhinoderma darwinii isolate aRhiDar2 chromosome 10, aRhiDar2.hap1, whole genome shotgun sequence genome and harbors:
- the LOC142662486 gene encoding nicotinamide N-methyltransferase-like, with translation MMDSSPHKLYHVHGFDSRQYLEHYFSDKPDMAFGDDTLKFVIENLRQVFTVGHINGDILIDLSVSSFIHHLYSACEFFKNIIVLKVNNRCIMELKRWVDERTGAFYWGHTSTLHQEKEENSEQFEDKEGKVRSSIQHVVKYDLEKENMTDPLVLPPADCVISVWLLDVISKDQDDYIRYLRKFSGLLNPGGHIILIGCLDATFFTVGKDKFHLFTYDEDFVRKALVGEGFIIDDCKVKERTSVSDLVDHKAVIFIAAHKEK